Below is a genomic region from Rosa chinensis cultivar Old Blush chromosome 5, RchiOBHm-V2, whole genome shotgun sequence.
ATAGGTAGATAAGTAGTGTAACGTAATAGTAGTAGTACGTACTGATTTGGTACCATAGGTGATGTGTGCATCATTTTGGGTTCGACGACTTCACCTATAGCCCAGATTCCACCACCTAGTTTCGTGCTATCCAAGCAGTGTGCAAATTTATTCCTCACCTTTCCTGCGGCTGCTAGCTGTGAAAGCATGGTTATATTGTCCCGGTCAAAACCAATTAACCCGGAAATTGCTGCTCTAGGGTCATTCATCACGCCAGATTGTTGAGTCCCGCACCTATATGTATACATTCCGCAATCAGGAGTAAGGTTTTAGAGCTAACCACAAGCAACTACTTTCATAATATGAAGCTAAAGATATGCAAGGGATTACATGCAACTAGTCTGTGATTGATCGATCACGTACCCGAATATTACAGATCCACTAGTGGAGGATGTTTGAAAGTTCCCGCTCACTTTCTGAAATTGCACATCATCCTTGACATAGTATCCGGAAGTTTTATCTTTACCTACATATTGAAGATGGTAGTTGCATTTCTCATCTGGCTTGCAGTCGGAGATATGTTTTACGGATGGGGAAGTGCAAAAGTCATCACCACAAGATACCACCTTTGAAGTAGAAGAACTGTTTCGATCGTAGGGTGTGAGTTTTACACCAATGAGTTCAGATCTGTCAGGGCAGCCTTTGCCGCACTCAGCGCAACTCACCCAGAATAGGTTACTTCCGGTATCAACTTGCAAGTAATAGTCGTGTGAAGGATTCCCAATCCCAAGTTTAGTGAAGTAGAGCCTGCAATCAATTACACAGTAACCAATCGAAACCAACTGATCAGATATTCAAATATGTAAGCTGATTAACTAATTAAGCACGATCATCACAATAGCCAAAACTAAATCATCCTCGCACGTGCCAAGCCCTCCCAGTGTCGGTTCCATACTATTTTCAAAATCTTACGAAAAATAACACGTTTGATGACGGGTAGTTACACTTATACACTAGAAGTCTAGAACCAAGCTTTGAAAGTGTCCAGTATGCAGGACCTGATTATGCTCATTATGTACATGTGCAAACGTTTACAGGACCTGAAGCCTTCGTTAAAAGTAGTGTTATGAAACTATGAAAGTATCATTTTTCTACAGCAATttgagaacaaaagaaaaaatgatagtgaatgaaaaagaaaatgaaattttgaatgagATAATGAATGATCATTAGTTAGTTACCCAGTTTGGTCAGTGCTGCCGCCCAAAGCCATATCCACAGCATTCTGGGTGGCCCCGAGAAATCTAGCGTGACGGTGACGATCATGGGCTTTAAGTTCACTCAAAGACGCCCCCTCTCTACCATTAAACTTATGGCTCACCGGGAAAACCAAGTTACCGGAAACATTAACGACCAATGCCGAAAca
It encodes:
- the LOC112203654 gene encoding aspartic proteinase 36, translated to MEPRGLGDRLGGFVAVVVVLVSALVVNVSGNLVFPVSHKFNGREGASLSELKAHDRHRHARFLGATQNAVDMALGGSTDQTGLYFTKLGIGNPSHDYYLQVDTGSNLFWVSCAECGKGCPDRSELIGVKLTPYDRNSSSTSKVVSCGDDFCTSPSVKHISDCKPDEKCNYHLQYVGKDKTSGYYVKDDVQFQKVSGNFQTSSTSGSVIFGCGTQQSGVMNDPRAAISGLIGFDRDNITMLSQLAAAGKVRNKFAHCLDSTKLGGGIWAIGEVVEPKMMHTSPMVPNQTRYNIVVEKIEVGSDAIELPTSGGGDLDETSGSSDPDQIIAFFDTGTTLAHLPPKLHEPIVKKILATDPGLKFQKNDDGEYSCFEYSKNVDEKFPIVKFTFKNSASLWVYPHDYLFGNVKEGAWCHGWMKLTGEDGDLDIILGDMTLSNKLVVHDLENQVLGWADHNCSSSIKVKDDESGSDYSVQYHHLAFSDASSPRLLMSFVLLVTAAAALQMISI